One Candidatus Eremiobacterota bacterium genomic window carries:
- a CDS encoding MraY family glycosyltransferase: MSVIVFLLVLFFISLLLALILTPVVKVIAQDLEIVDKPSERKMHRTPIPYCGGVAIYLSVFASLLIAAVIYPFSGHTLTGREMSVFFSLFLGGTLTMLVGLIDDIVNMPPKVKLLCQIVIVLIIVQFGVAVTFISNPFGAGIYYLPKWLSIVVTLVWIVGIMNALNLLDGLDGLLAGVTTISALIFLAVSLIKGQFLIAMVMASLAGAALGFLRYNFNPAQLFMGDAGSLLIGILFASCSVIGALKSTATLALFVPVLIMGLPIMDTLWAILRRAKNRQPIFKADKGHIHHRLMNLGLSQRQVVLIIYAINALLGILGLALFHYVK; the protein is encoded by the coding sequence GTGTCGGTAATCGTCTTTCTGCTTGTGCTCTTTTTCATATCGCTGCTTTTGGCGCTTATTCTCACGCCTGTCGTGAAAGTCATTGCCCAGGATCTGGAAATAGTCGATAAGCCCAGCGAGCGGAAGATGCACAGGACCCCAATCCCTTACTGCGGAGGCGTGGCAATTTACCTGAGCGTCTTTGCAAGCCTCCTTATCGCCGCGGTAATCTATCCCTTCTCGGGCCATACGCTCACCGGCAGGGAGATGTCCGTATTCTTCTCTCTTTTTCTCGGAGGGACCCTCACCATGCTCGTGGGCCTTATAGACGATATAGTGAACATGCCTCCCAAGGTGAAGCTTCTCTGCCAGATCGTCATCGTCCTTATTATCGTGCAATTCGGAGTGGCCGTGACCTTCATCAGCAACCCTTTCGGCGCCGGCATCTATTACCTGCCCAAGTGGCTCAGCATCGTGGTAACCCTTGTCTGGATCGTGGGCATCATGAATGCCCTCAACCTCCTTGACGGTCTTGACGGCCTTCTTGCGGGGGTGACCACCATCTCGGCCCTCATTTTCCTCGCCGTATCACTGATAAAGGGGCAGTTCCTCATCGCCATGGTGATGGCGAGCCTTGCAGGGGCGGCGCTCGGATTCCTTCGTTATAATTTCAATCCCGCCCAGCTTTTCATGGGAGACGCCGGGAGCCTTCTCATAGGGATTCTTTTTGCGAGCTGCTCGGTAATCGGCGCTCTCAAGAGCACTGCGACCCTTGCCCTCTTTGTACCGGTGCTCATCATGGGCCTTCCCATCATGGATACGCTCTGGGCAATTCTTCGGAGGGCGAAGAACAGGCAGCCCATATTCAAGGCTGACAAGGGGCACATCCACCACCGTCTTATGAACCTGGGGCTCTCGCAGCGCCAGGTAGTGCTTATCATCTATGCAATCAATGCCCTTCTGGGCATACTCGGGCTCGCTCTTTTCCATTACGTGAAATAA
- a CDS encoding GGDEF domain-containing protein, translated as MYFNRDKLTGLYQEDYFKFRLEEEVIRNLRYKRDMTLIFLEVDFNYFVKDIDLRSGFSYSILRQIGKFVRDSIRRIDIAGRLGGDCFAVILPETPEEGALVLAERMRKLVEAFVFKGSPEAPELKVAVNVGIVAFPRHGKSPEELLSVVQRALLMAREEGGNMVKIYPEALYEEEPSGGK; from the coding sequence ATGTACTTCAACAGAGACAAGCTCACGGGGCTCTATCAGGAAGATTATTTCAAGTTCCGCCTCGAGGAGGAAGTGATAAGAAACCTCCGCTACAAGCGTGACATGACACTGATTTTTCTGGAGGTCGATTTCAACTATTTTGTGAAGGATATCGATCTGCGCTCGGGATTCAGCTATTCCATATTGAGGCAGATAGGCAAGTTCGTGAGGGACTCGATAAGAAGGATTGACATTGCGGGCCGTCTTGGCGGCGACTGCTTTGCCGTCATTCTCCCCGAGACGCCCGAAGAAGGCGCCCTTGTCCTCGCCGAGAGGATGAGGAAGCTCGTTGAGGCTTTCGTCTTCAAGGGCAGCCCCGAGGCTCCCGAGCTCAAGGTTGCGGTGAACGTGGGCATTGTAGCCTTTCCCCGCCATGGGAAAAGTCCCGAAGAGCTTCTCAGCGTGGTGCAGAGGGCGCTTCTGATGGCACGGGAAGAGGGAGGCAACATGGTAAAGATCTATCCGGAGGCACTCTACGAGGAGGAGCCTTCCGGTGGGAAATAG
- a CDS encoding serine/threonine-protein kinase, with product MLEDKWLSPGEVLDSRYKIVKLIKSGGMGAVYQAEDAKMGNRICAVKQMLDSFTDSGERSSAIDRFLSEIQVLGHLRHPNIPQVTDHFLERNSFYFVMEYIEGKDLSTILHAEGTPGLPEDRVLRIAIEVCEALKYIHGLDTPFAHRDIKPSNLLQRTRDSRILLIDFGIARVTNPQEGYWIGTPGYAPPEQQAGKPELRSDIYALGAAMHELLSGKRPDDFVFAAFADFGVTVSERLEELITHALMWNPEERLQSALQFQQSLIEILGYNPVDHEENGEFAFVTAVQKFKSEVLDSLLYDIITRYGNECHTRFLPKHLDYLVITLACPTCFELIIKKNDLERTLEFYEKQGILDPQLLGSLDPKRGEEGKARALVERFVSDYEEFKNANWQIM from the coding sequence GTGCTTGAGGATAAATGGCTTTCTCCGGGGGAGGTTCTCGACAGCCGTTACAAGATAGTGAAGCTCATCAAGTCTGGCGGCATGGGGGCCGTGTACCAGGCGGAAGATGCCAAGATGGGCAACAGGATATGCGCGGTGAAGCAGATGCTTGACAGCTTCACCGATTCGGGCGAGCGCTCATCGGCCATCGACAGGTTCCTTTCGGAGATCCAGGTTCTGGGCCACCTGCGGCACCCCAACATACCCCAGGTGACAGACCACTTTCTGGAGAGGAATTCCTTCTATTTCGTGATGGAGTATATAGAAGGGAAGGATCTCTCGACTATTCTTCACGCCGAGGGAACGCCGGGCCTCCCCGAGGATCGGGTGCTCAGGATCGCCATCGAGGTCTGCGAGGCATTGAAATATATTCACGGTCTTGACACCCCCTTTGCCCACCGCGACATAAAGCCGTCAAACCTCCTTCAGCGCACCAGGGACTCAAGGATTCTCCTCATTGATTTCGGCATTGCCCGTGTCACCAATCCCCAGGAGGGGTACTGGATCGGCACGCCGGGGTATGCGCCTCCCGAGCAGCAGGCAGGGAAGCCCGAACTCCGTTCCGATATTTACGCGCTGGGCGCTGCCATGCATGAGCTTCTCTCCGGGAAGCGTCCCGATGACTTTGTCTTTGCCGCCTTTGCCGACTTCGGCGTCACGGTCTCGGAGCGCCTTGAAGAACTTATCACCCATGCGCTCATGTGGAACCCCGAAGAGCGCCTCCAGAGCGCCTTGCAGTTCCAGCAGTCCCTTATAGAGATTCTCGGCTATAATCCCGTCGATCACGAGGAAAATGGGGAATTCGCCTTTGTGACGGCCGTGCAGAAATTCAAGTCCGAGGTGCTTGACAGCCTTCTTTATGACATTATCACCCGCTATGGAAATGAATGCCATACGAGGTTTCTCCCCAAGCACCTTGACTATCTGGTCATCACCCTCGCATGCCCCACCTGTTTTGAGCTTATCATCAAGAAGAATGACCTCGAGCGCACCCTGGAATTCTACGAGAAACAAGGGATTCTTGACCCGCAGCTCCTGGGGAGCCTTGACCCCAAGAGGGGAGAAGAGGGGAAAGCGAGGGCCCTTGTGGAGAGGTTCGTGAGCGATTACGAGGAATTCAAGAATGCCAACTGGCAGATTATGTAG
- a CDS encoding MlaD family protein, with product MEVSPAAKVGMIVVLALVMFGLVMSQLSYWKNREVGVPYYVVFNNVSGLQVGAPVRKAGVDIGRVTSISIIAGEGEKKEFLDKVRVKIYIRDRNEILSTTSLFTISSTFMGDKWLEILPRQGDKFKPCNDKSPKPWDEPYVVGQSPVTLDDLIVQGQSTLTELQKAVDNFNGIVGDSKVQRDIKDTVSNFKAITGNIKKASARIDTVIDQLASRTVGIVDQAGVVLKNVDTEIRSVGGDVRGFTATLKRMAVTNEGSINQIVKNLNETSHNLNVSMKAVKDLVTNEKFGGNILKTLDNIANASEEIEGIAEDVRSITNDPKLKEDVKATIREARQTVEGAKDLIKRVRATLGIGEGEKLKLLQLDTDMQWNTTTGRSCGNANLFLLPKARHTMKVGVEDIGNANYFNLQYGQTYKSFRPRIGIVRSAAGLGTDAFLGRNFELNLDAYDPNKVKVDVLGKVLIDEGFYITGGVRDAFDAKYGVIGVGKRF from the coding sequence ATGGAAGTAAGTCCAGCTGCGAAAGTCGGCATGATTGTAGTGCTTGCCCTGGTGATGTTCGGGCTCGTGATGTCGCAATTGAGCTACTGGAAGAACAGGGAGGTCGGTGTCCCCTACTACGTGGTCTTCAACAACGTATCGGGACTCCAGGTGGGCGCCCCGGTAAGAAAAGCCGGTGTGGACATCGGGAGGGTCACGAGCATCAGCATCATTGCAGGCGAGGGTGAAAAGAAGGAGTTTCTTGACAAGGTCCGCGTGAAAATCTATATAAGGGACAGGAATGAAATCCTTTCCACGACTTCGCTCTTTACGATCTCCAGCACCTTCATGGGTGACAAGTGGCTTGAGATTCTCCCCCGCCAGGGTGACAAGTTCAAGCCCTGCAATGACAAGAGCCCCAAGCCCTGGGATGAGCCCTATGTGGTGGGCCAGTCGCCTGTCACGCTTGACGATCTAATTGTCCAGGGGCAGTCCACCCTCACTGAGCTTCAGAAGGCTGTTGACAACTTCAACGGCATTGTGGGTGACTCAAAGGTGCAGCGTGACATCAAGGATACGGTCTCAAATTTCAAGGCTATCACCGGCAACATCAAGAAAGCAAGTGCCCGCATCGACACGGTCATCGATCAGCTCGCCTCGCGGACTGTCGGCATTGTCGATCAGGCCGGCGTGGTTCTGAAAAACGTGGACACTGAGATAAGGAGCGTCGGCGGTGACGTGAGAGGCTTCACCGCAACGCTCAAAAGGATGGCCGTCACCAACGAGGGGAGCATCAACCAGATAGTGAAGAACCTCAACGAGACCTCACACAACCTGAACGTCTCCATGAAAGCGGTCAAGGATCTTGTGACCAACGAGAAGTTCGGCGGGAATATCCTCAAGACCCTCGATAATATCGCGAATGCCTCCGAGGAGATAGAAGGCATTGCCGAAGATGTGCGGTCCATCACCAATGATCCCAAGTTGAAGGAGGATGTGAAGGCCACTATCAGGGAAGCGCGGCAGACCGTCGAGGGCGCCAAGGACCTCATAAAGCGCGTCCGGGCCACCCTTGGAATAGGAGAGGGTGAAAAGCTGAAGCTGCTCCAGCTCGACACCGATATGCAGTGGAACACCACCACGGGGCGCTCCTGCGGGAACGCGAACCTCTTCCTTCTCCCCAAGGCCCGCCACACTATGAAGGTCGGCGTCGAGGACATCGGGAACGCGAATTATTTCAACCTCCAGTATGGCCAGACCTATAAAAGCTTCCGCCCCCGCATAGGCATAGTCCGCTCGGCGGCGGGGCTTGGCACCGATGCCTTCCTGGGCAGGAATTTCGAGCTCAACCTGGATGCCTATGACCCCAACAAGGTGAAAGTGGACGTCCTTGGCAAGGTGCTCATCGACGAAGGCTTTTACATCACTGGCGGTGTCCGCGATGCCTTTGACGCCAAATACGGTGTGATCGGTGTGGGAAAAAGATTTTAA
- a CDS encoding ABC transporter ATP-binding protein, whose product MAQDVKEQLPFLVIKDLLVKRGTRTILNYVNVTLNKGETLVVMGISGMGKSTLIKCIIGLLKPQDGEIYINGEEILNLPIRNLNKIRKKLGMVFQSPALFDSLTILENVAFGLREHTKLAEEEIRREVAEKLAIVDLAGTENMFPSQLSGGMQKRASIARAVVTNPELVLYDEPTSGLDPIMSSVINELVNSLKRSLNVTSIVVTHDLTSAYSIGDKIVLLHEGEFVEMGTVETFRNSANPVTRQFIEGSPDGPIKM is encoded by the coding sequence ATGGCGCAGGATGTGAAGGAGCAGCTTCCCTTTCTTGTCATCAAGGATCTGCTCGTGAAGCGGGGAACAAGGACTATCCTCAACTACGTGAACGTGACGCTCAACAAGGGAGAGACGCTCGTGGTGATGGGTATCTCAGGCATGGGCAAGAGCACTCTTATCAAGTGCATCATAGGGCTTCTCAAGCCTCAGGATGGCGAGATTTACATCAATGGAGAGGAGATTCTGAACCTTCCCATCCGCAATCTCAACAAGATCAGAAAAAAGCTGGGCATGGTCTTCCAGTCTCCAGCTCTTTTTGACTCCCTCACCATCCTGGAGAACGTGGCCTTCGGCCTCCGGGAGCATACCAAGCTCGCCGAGGAGGAGATAAGGCGCGAGGTGGCTGAGAAGCTTGCCATAGTCGATCTTGCCGGGACGGAGAACATGTTTCCCTCGCAGCTCTCAGGCGGCATGCAGAAAAGGGCCAGCATCGCGAGGGCAGTCGTCACCAACCCCGAACTTGTGCTTTATGATGAGCCCACTTCGGGTCTTGATCCCATCATGTCAAGCGTCATCAACGAGCTGGTGAACAGTCTGAAGCGGAGCCTCAACGTGACATCCATCGTGGTGACCCACGATCTCACAAGTGCCTATTCAATAGGCGACAAGATAGTGCTCCTCCACGAGGGGGAATTCGTCGAGATGGGAACGGTCGAGACCTTCAGGAACTCCGCCAATCCCGTCACGAGGCAGTTTATCGAGGGAAGTCCCGACGGTCCCATCAAGATGTAA
- a CDS encoding ABC transporter permease gives MGGVMTLFIETLFWILRLDIRLRLTVQQMAILGVNSIFIVAITTCFAGAVISLQLANLAVRYGLAKFVGGGVGISMAREFAPMLTAIVVAGRAGSAITAEIGSMKVTEQIDALEAMATSPVKYLVVPRFIACLTMLPILTLFANIAGVLGGSVVASLLAGITPTMFYDSIRMMVNMNDFWGGIHKSLFFAAEVAMISCYQGLTTKGGAAGVGIATTGSVVFSMIVIFITNYFLSAWLFPPI, from the coding sequence GTGGGGGGTGTGATGACCCTCTTCATCGAGACTCTGTTCTGGATCCTGAGACTCGATATCCGCCTCAGGCTCACGGTACAGCAGATGGCGATTCTCGGGGTGAACTCCATTTTTATCGTGGCCATTACCACCTGCTTTGCCGGCGCCGTCATATCGCTTCAGCTTGCCAATTTAGCCGTCCGCTACGGCCTTGCCAAGTTCGTGGGCGGCGGCGTGGGGATATCGATGGCGAGGGAGTTTGCCCCCATGCTCACGGCGATAGTCGTTGCAGGAAGAGCGGGGTCAGCAATTACGGCAGAGATAGGTTCGATGAAGGTTACCGAGCAGATAGACGCTCTTGAGGCGATGGCTACAAGCCCCGTAAAGTACCTTGTGGTTCCCCGCTTCATAGCCTGCCTCACCATGTTACCCATCCTCACCCTTTTTGCGAATATTGCCGGGGTGCTGGGGGGATCAGTCGTGGCAAGCCTTCTTGCAGGCATCACGCCCACGATGTTCTATGACAGTATCCGCATGATGGTGAACATGAACGATTTCTGGGGGGGGATTCACAAGTCCCTCTTTTTTGCCGCCGAGGTGGCTATGATAAGCTGCTACCAGGGCCTCACCACGAAGGGGGGAGCCGCGGGAGTGGGCATAGCGACGACGGGATCGGTGGTCTTTTCCATGATAGTGATTTTTATTACAAATTATTTTCTCTCGGCTTGGCTTTTCCCGCCGATATAG